The following proteins are co-located in the Blattabacterium sp. (Blatta orientalis) str. Tarazona genome:
- the murG gene encoding undecaprenyldiphospho-muramoylpentapeptide beta-N-acetylglucosaminyltransferase gives MKTPRIIIGSGGTGGHIYPGIAIADELRNQIPEVNILFIGSRKHMEMQEIPKFGYPIEGICISGGKDKLFSIAGFFLSMELIYSFFLVKKILEKFSPDIVIGTGGYVSFPTLYAAEKKKIPILLQEQNSFPGFTNRIFSRYAKKICIAYEEAKKYFPKEKTIITGNPVRSGILQELPSRDQACIHLGLKVNRPIILSIGGSQGSNSINKAWMKGLKRLIHLDIQLIWQIGKADIHNIKKNRISHHHNFLLMEFIENLPICYAAADIIVSRAGALTISEICLIGKPYILIPFPWSSDDHQNKNAKILADKEAALIIKNEEVEKKLVNYTIELLNDCRRKKKMSRNILKLGRPKATNDIVNEILQIIN, from the coding sequence ATGAAAACACCTAGAATAATTATTGGTAGTGGAGGCACTGGAGGGCATATTTATCCAGGTATAGCTATAGCAGATGAATTGAGAAACCAGATTCCAGAAGTTAATATTTTGTTTATTGGATCCAGGAAGCACATGGAAATGCAAGAAATCCCGAAATTTGGATATCCAATTGAAGGAATTTGTATTTCAGGAGGAAAAGATAAATTGTTTTCTATAGCAGGATTTTTTTTATCTATGGAACTGATATATAGTTTTTTTTTAGTAAAGAAAATTTTAGAAAAATTTTCTCCGGATATAGTTATTGGAACAGGAGGATACGTTAGTTTTCCAACTTTATATGCTGCAGAAAAAAAGAAAATTCCTATTCTACTTCAAGAACAGAATTCTTTTCCTGGATTTACCAATAGAATATTTTCTCGTTATGCTAAAAAAATATGTATTGCTTATGAAGAAGCTAAAAAATATTTTCCAAAAGAAAAAACTATAATCACGGGGAATCCCGTTAGATCCGGAATCTTACAAGAATTACCCAGTAGAGATCAGGCTTGTATTCATTTAGGATTGAAAGTGAATCGACCTATTATTTTATCTATAGGGGGTAGTCAAGGATCCAATAGTATTAATAAAGCTTGGATGAAAGGGTTAAAAAGACTGATTCATCTAGATATACAACTTATTTGGCAAATAGGAAAAGCAGATATTCATAATATAAAAAAAAATAGGATTTCTCATCATCATAATTTCCTTTTAATGGAGTTTATTGAAAATCTTCCGATATGTTATGCAGCAGCAGATATCATTGTATCTAGAGCTGGAGCTTTAACTATATCAGAAATATGTTTAATAGGAAAACCTTATATTTTAATTCCTTTTCCTTGGTCCTCAGATGACCATCAGAATAAAAATGCTAAAATATTAGCGGATAAAGAGGCTGCTTTGATCATTAAAAATGAGGAAGTAGAGAAAAAATTAGTGAATTATACTATCGAGCTACTTAATGATTGTAGAAGAAAAAAAAAAATGAGTAGGAATATTTTAAAATTAGGAAGACCTAAAGCAACGAACGATATTGTCAACGAGATTTTACAGATTATTAATTAA
- a CDS encoding FtsW/RodA/SpoVE family cell cycle protein, with the protein MNMKKIDIFRYLKGDKYLWAFITLLALFSFLPVYSASTNLVAIYGEPNTVFGYLFKHALFLLVGFCILFFTQFIDYKYFYRMSILSIPIVSILLIFTIIQGKELDGVNASRWLHIPIINISFQTSSIAGLVLFIYCARYLAQKKKERMNLIHSFFPLICPIFLIIGLIFPANGSTAILVFISVLIILFIGGYPFTGVIGILLMGIIAAGIYIYSVIKWGDKNPMNRVYTWKNRIENFLDHDSEESYQMKQSKTAIVLGKKFGRGPGKSVLKAFLPQSSSDFIYAIIIEEYGSIGGILLLFIYILILLRIMVISTKIQNYFCSLLVLSVGFPIINQALINMGIAVGLFPVTGQTLPLISAGGTSMWVTFFSFGIILSVSRIIDDTPCYMEKRNFS; encoded by the coding sequence ATGAATATGAAAAAAATAGATATTTTTAGATATCTAAAAGGAGATAAATATTTATGGGCTTTCATTACTTTATTAGCTCTATTTTCTTTTTTACCTGTATACTCAGCGAGTACTAATTTAGTTGCTATCTATGGAGAACCGAATACCGTATTCGGTTATTTATTCAAACATGCCCTTTTTTTGTTAGTAGGGTTTTGTATTCTTTTTTTTACTCAGTTTATAGACTATAAATATTTTTATCGTATGTCTATACTTTCAATCCCTATAGTCTCGATTTTACTTATTTTCACAATTATTCAGGGAAAAGAACTAGATGGAGTTAACGCTTCTCGTTGGTTACATATCCCTATTATTAATATATCTTTTCAAACTTCCAGTATTGCTGGATTAGTTTTGTTTATTTACTGTGCTAGATATTTAGCTCAAAAAAAGAAAGAACGCATGAACTTGATCCACTCTTTTTTCCCATTGATTTGTCCCATATTTTTAATTATTGGACTTATATTTCCCGCTAATGGTTCTACCGCGATTCTTGTTTTTATTTCAGTTTTAATTATTCTTTTTATAGGAGGATATCCATTTACTGGAGTTATAGGGATTTTATTGATGGGAATCATAGCAGCAGGAATATACATTTATTCTGTAATAAAATGGGGAGATAAAAATCCCATGAATAGAGTTTATACATGGAAAAATCGTATAGAAAATTTTTTGGATCATGATTCTGAAGAAAGTTATCAAATGAAACAATCTAAAACAGCTATTGTTTTGGGAAAGAAGTTTGGTCGTGGACCTGGAAAAAGCGTTCTGAAAGCTTTTCTTCCACAATCTTCTTCAGACTTTATTTATGCAATTATTATAGAAGAATATGGATCTATTGGAGGGATTTTACTTTTGTTTATTTATATTCTTATTTTGCTGAGAATTATGGTTATTTCTACGAAAATACAAAATTATTTTTGTTCTTTGTTGGTCCTTTCTGTAGGTTTTCCTATTATTAATCAAGCACTCATTAATATGGGAATAGCTGTTGGTTTATTTCCTGTGACAGGACAAACTTTACCATTAATTAGCGCTGGAGGAACTTCTATGTGGGTGACTTTTTTTAGTTTTGGGATCATATTAAGTGTTAGCAGAATCATAGATGATACTCCTTGTTACATGGAAAAAAGGAATTTCTCATGA
- the murD gene encoding UDP-N-acetylmuramoyl-L-alanine--D-glutamate ligase: MEKNKNLIVVLGGGESGVGAALLAKKMGLKIFVSDSGIIQNKYKKILSKNRIPFEEKGHTESIIFQKAIKVIKSPGISRQDPLIKKINFLDIPMVSELEFGKSYLKNSYIISITGSNGKTTTSYIVYKILQEEGFHVEIAGNIGRSFSREGFKKKDVYVLEVSSFQLDDCLNFRSNIAVLLNITRDHLDRYHNDIESYISSKFRISTQQNKEDIFIYNHDDPLIRKGFQKYPILSNCIPFSIQEELCVGAYLKENKIFFRNKFNQERCLLHVDQIPLKGDHNLYNILASLLVSVTLNVRNTSMIHPILGLKPIEHRMEKVLNINGVQFINDSKATNVNAVFYALKSMKAPIIWIAGGKDKGNDYREILPLVKEKVKAIIFLGKNNKNFISFFRDVIDIILDTNSLKKAVRMAYLLSIHGDNILLSPACSSFDLFQDYKERGLRFKQEVRKLFYEYEKNRYF; the protein is encoded by the coding sequence ATGGAAAAGAATAAAAATTTAATAGTGGTATTAGGTGGAGGAGAAAGTGGAGTAGGAGCAGCTTTATTAGCCAAGAAAATGGGTTTAAAAATTTTTGTATCTGATTCTGGAATTATTCAAAATAAATACAAGAAAATTTTATCAAAAAATAGAATTCCTTTTGAGGAAAAGGGACATACAGAAAGTATCATCTTTCAAAAGGCTATTAAAGTGATAAAAAGCCCTGGAATTTCTAGACAAGATCCATTAATAAAGAAAATTAATTTTTTGGATATTCCCATGGTTTCTGAATTAGAATTCGGAAAAAGTTATCTGAAAAACTCCTATATTATTTCCATTACAGGAAGTAATGGAAAAACAACCACCAGTTACATAGTTTATAAAATCCTTCAGGAAGAAGGATTTCATGTAGAGATAGCAGGAAATATAGGTCGTAGTTTTTCACGAGAAGGTTTTAAAAAAAAAGATGTTTATGTCTTAGAAGTGAGTAGTTTTCAACTGGATGATTGCTTAAATTTTCGTTCAAATATAGCCGTTTTATTAAACATCACAAGGGACCATTTAGATAGATATCATAATGATATTGAAAGTTACATATCTTCTAAATTTAGAATTTCTACTCAGCAAAATAAGGAGGATATTTTTATTTATAATCATGATGATCCTCTCATCAGAAAAGGATTTCAAAAATATCCCATTTTGTCCAATTGTATTCCTTTTTCTATTCAGGAAGAATTATGCGTAGGCGCTTATCTCAAAGAGAATAAGATATTTTTTCGGAATAAATTTAATCAAGAAAGATGTCTTTTACATGTAGACCAAATTCCTTTAAAAGGAGATCATAATCTCTATAATATATTGGCTTCATTACTCGTTTCCGTAACATTAAATGTTCGAAATACATCTATGATCCATCCTATATTAGGATTGAAACCTATAGAGCATCGGATGGAAAAAGTACTAAATATTAATGGGGTTCAATTTATTAATGATTCTAAAGCCACTAATGTGAATGCTGTTTTTTATGCATTAAAAAGTATGAAAGCTCCTATAATATGGATTGCAGGAGGAAAGGATAAAGGGAATGATTATAGAGAGATCCTCCCCTTAGTTAAAGAAAAAGTAAAAGCCATTATTTTTTTAGGAAAAAATAATAAGAACTTTATAAGTTTTTTTCGAGATGTCATTGATATTATTTTGGATACGAACAGCCTTAAAAAGGCTGTTCGTATGGCTTACCTTTTATCTATTCATGGAGATAACATTTTGTTATCTCCTGCATGTTCTAGCTTTGATCTTTTCCAAGATTATAAGGAAAGAGGTCTTAGATTTAAACAAGAAGTAAGAAAACTTTTCTATGAATATGAAAAAAATAGATATTTTTAG
- the mraY gene encoding phospho-N-acetylmuramoyl-pentapeptide-transferase, whose translation MYDKMVFLNNASSSFPIFFRAVVSFILSTCIALFFYKVIIFWNQKKNKIGEQVRDLGLTGQKDKEGTPTMGGIIIIVSTLISTIFFSTLSNIYVIILIITTLWMGGIGFIDDYIKIKYNKHGLNAIWKILGQIILGIFIGSTMYFHKNITTISCKNLYVKQPSSVAVEKHGFKTTFPIIRNEFDYADILCLYNEKWKKFAWIIFIPIVILFITSLSNGANLTDGIDGLTAGVSSIILGTLSLFSLISSNKIFSSYFNFIYIPDIGEIVIFSFSFLGSLIGFLWFNSYPAQIFMGDTGSLTIGGVIATLAIITRKELILPILCGIFFIENISVIVQVFYFRYSKKKYGIGKRIFLMAPLHHHFQKTGYHESKIVNRFFIIQMMLSMVVLILLIR comes from the coding sequence ATGTATGATAAGATGGTGTTTTTAAATAATGCGAGTTCTTCTTTTCCGATATTTTTCAGAGCTGTAGTCTCTTTCATTTTATCTACTTGTATCGCCTTGTTTTTTTATAAAGTAATTATCTTCTGGAATCAAAAAAAAAACAAGATAGGAGAACAGGTCCGAGATCTTGGACTTACTGGACAAAAAGATAAAGAAGGAACTCCAACAATGGGAGGAATTATTATTATAGTTTCTACATTAATTTCTACGATTTTTTTTTCTACATTGAGTAATATATATGTAATTATTCTTATAATCACTACCTTATGGATGGGAGGGATTGGATTTATCGATGATTACATCAAAATAAAATATAATAAACATGGACTTAATGCCATTTGGAAAATATTAGGTCAAATAATCTTAGGTATTTTTATCGGAAGTACAATGTATTTTCATAAGAATATCACAACCATTTCGTGTAAAAATTTATATGTAAAACAACCTTCTTCCGTAGCAGTAGAAAAACATGGTTTTAAAACGACCTTTCCTATTATTAGAAATGAATTTGATTACGCGGACATTTTATGTTTGTATAATGAGAAATGGAAAAAATTTGCCTGGATCATTTTTATTCCTATCGTCATTCTTTTTATTACTTCATTGTCCAATGGCGCTAATCTCACAGATGGAATTGATGGTTTAACAGCTGGAGTTTCTTCTATCATTTTGGGAACCTTATCTTTATTCTCTTTAATTTCTAGTAATAAAATTTTCTCCTCTTATTTTAACTTTATCTATATTCCTGACATAGGAGAGATTGTGATATTCTCTTTTTCTTTTTTAGGATCCTTAATTGGATTTCTATGGTTTAATAGCTATCCAGCACAAATTTTTATGGGAGATACCGGAAGTTTAACTATAGGGGGGGTAATAGCAACCTTAGCTATTATAACTAGAAAAGAATTAATCCTACCCATTCTATGTGGCATTTTTTTTATAGAAAATATTTCTGTAATAGTACAAGTTTTTTATTTTAGATACTCTAAAAAAAAATATGGAATAGGAAAAAGAATCTTTTTGATGGCTCCTTTACACCATCATTTTCAAAAAACAGGTTATCATGAAAGTAAGATAGTCAATCGTTTTTTTATCATACAAATGATGCTTTCTATGGTCGTCTTGATTTTGTTAATTCGATAA